The region CCGCAGGGAGGTGATGTCGTGGCCGGGCTTGAAGACCGGCGAGTTGACCATCTTCATCACCCGGGCGGTCATGACCTGGTCGGTCAGCATCAGGTCGGCCACATCCTCGACCCGTACGTCCGGCTGGTCCAGGAGAAGCAGCACCTGGGTGGCGACCACCGGGATCGTCGGCAACTCCTCGATGGTGCCGACCAGCTCTTCCGCTCTCTGTATCATCGCGAGCTTGTCCATGGAATATACCTTTCAGGCTACTTTTTGTAGGTGAAACCACCGGGGAAGTGGACGGTCTTGAACTTGTCGTTGACCCCATGCAGGGACTCGGATTGGCCTACGAAGAAATAGCCGTACGGTTGCAGGTTGTTGTAAAAGTGTTGGACAACCTTGGATTTCGAAGCAGTATCGAAGTAAATCAGCACGTTGGCGCAAAAGATGAAATCGAAGCTCTTCATGAAGATCATCTTGGAATCATCGTACAGGTTGAGCTTGTTGAAGGTGACGAACTTCTTGACCTCCGGCGAAAGGAGGAACTTGCCGTTCTCCTCCTTGATATACTTGCGCTTGTAGAGGTCGGGGATGTTGCGGACCGAATAGGCGTTGTACACCCCCTCCTTGGCCTGGGCGATGACGGTCTCGTTGATGTCGGTGCCGACAATCTCGATAATCCAGTCCTTGAGAAGCGTCGTACGTTTTTCCAGCAGCATCATGGACATGGTGTAGGCCTCTTCCCCCGAGGAGGAACCGGCGCTCCAGATGCGCAGTTTGCGAAACCCCATTTTGTTCTTGATCTCGACGAGTTCGGGCAGAAGCTTCGTTTCCAGCGCGGTCAGTTGCGGCACGTTGCGGAAGAAGTAGGTTTCATTGGTGGTGATCTCGTCCATCAGGTACTTCAGTTCTTCGGCGCCGCGGGGCGACTTGAGGAGCTGATAGTACTCCATGTGCGTCTTGGTGCCGGTCGTCTCCATCCTCCGGCTGAGCCGGCTCTCCAGAAAATACTTCTTGGTGGTATGGAAGTACATTCCGCAGATATTGTAGATGAAGTCGCGCAGTTGTATGAAATCATTATCGGAT is a window of Geobacter sp. FeAm09 DNA encoding:
- a CDS encoding protein-glutamate O-methyltransferase CheR, with product MSISDNDFIQLRDFIYNICGMYFHTTKKYFLESRLSRRMETTGTKTHMEYYQLLKSPRGAEELKYLMDEITTNETYFFRNVPQLTALETKLLPELVEIKNKMGFRKLRIWSAGSSSGEEAYTMSMMLLEKRTTLLKDWIIEIVGTDINETVIAQAKEGVYNAYSVRNIPDLYKRKYIKEENGKFLLSPEVKKFVTFNKLNLYDDSKMIFMKSFDFIFCANVLIYFDTASKSKVVQHFYNNLQPYGYFFVGQSESLHGVNDKFKTVHFPGGFTYKK